From the genome of Thermaerobacter marianensis DSM 12885:
GCCGCCCGTCGCCTTCTTCTGGCTGTTTCCCATGGTCCAGCCGCCGCGGGTGGCGGAGCGGGTGCTGGCCGTCAACGTGGGCGGCGCGGTGATCCCGGCGCTGTTCAGCCTCTACCTTCTGGGCGCCGGCCGGGCGCCGCTGGTCCCCGCCGTCCTGGCCACGGTCCTGGTGGCCGCCATCGCCAAGGCCCTGGCCCGGCCCGTACCCGGCCGCGGCATCGTGCTGCCGGCCTTCATCCCGCCCCTGGCCGCGGCGGTGATCGCCCTGCTGGTGGCGCCGGCAGGAAGCCGCGCGGCGGTGGCGTACGTGGCCGGCACCCTGGGTACCCTGGTAGGCGCCGACCTGCTCAACCTGCGGGTGCTCAACCGGATGGGTCCGGGGATGCTCAGCATCGGCGGCGCCGGGGTCTTCGACGGGATCTTCCTGGTGGGCGTGCTGGCGGCGTTCCTGGCCTGAGGGTCGACGGCCGGGCAGCCGGCGCCGGCCGGGTGGGAAGCCGGACGGACGCCAGGGTGGTGGTCTGGCAACAGCCGGCGGCGGACGAAGCCGGCCACCGGGGTCCGCAAGCAGCCGGCAACAGGGCCGGGCGAGAAGCCGGCGGTTCGGAAGCCTGGGGCAGCGGGACGGACCGGGTGCCGGCGATCCTGCCGGATCTACCGACTGGATCCAGAAGAACGGAGCGACGGTTGCCATGCCCCGCCTGCGTTACGTGGTCACCCCCGCCGACGAGGGACAGAAGCTGCACCGGCTGGCGCGCCGCTGGCTGCGCGACGTGCCGTTGAGCGCCGTCTTCCGGCTGCTGCGCCAGGGGCGGATCACCGTCAACGGCCGGCGCGCGCCCCGGGATGCCGTGCTGCGGGCCGGCGACGTCATCGAGGCCGAGCTGGAGCGGGTCGAGGGTCCCGGCCCCGACCCGTCCGGGCTCCGGCCCGGAGCCGCTGGCCGGCCCGGCCCGCGCCCCGCAGCCCCTCACCCGCCCGGGCCGCGCCCCGCCGCACCGCAGCCGCCCGGCCTGCGCCCTGCAGCACCGCACCCGCCCGCGCCGCACGTGCCGGGACCGCGGGTGCCCGAGCTCGACCCCGTCATCGTCTACGAGGACGACCATGTCCTGGTGGTCAACAAGCCCGCCGGCATGCTGACCCACGGCGACGGCCACGCCGAGTGGACGCTGCTGGCGTGGGTGCG
Proteins encoded in this window:
- a CDS encoding DUF1614 domain-containing protein — encoded protein: MPLLPLLLFFLLSLPMLFFFTYAQVAALSFARLGLSPGGAFLLFALSLLGSGINLPLRRQRVPVDPPPVPPVAFFWLFPMVQPPRVAERVLAVNVGGAVIPALFSLYLLGAGRAPLVPAVLATVLVAAIAKALARPVPGRGIVLPAFIPPLAAAVIALLVAPAGSRAAVAYVAGTLGTLVGADLLNLRVLNRMGPGMLSIGGAGVFDGIFLVGVLAAFLA